AACCTCAAATAAACCAATTCCAACACACTTTGACACACAATCAAAAGTCTTCTAACCTTCATTGTCCAACTTCCCTTGAATTTTGGGGCATTGGGACATATTTTCACTGTCAATTTAGACATCCCTTCCCTCTTCAATTGGAACCTCCTCATCAGCTTTCTCCTAATCTTTTCAATCATGGTTACTATAAGCTTGTCCCTAGCATCTAAAATGTATGAGTTGAAACTCTCTGACAGATTATTCACAAGCAGGTCACTCTTTGAATAGTCTGTGAAATATGACCTAGACCACATGGATGGATCTACATTATCCAAATACTCATAAGTTTTTGGGCACAATGTCTTAAGCTCACCCATTTTTTCAAAGAAACTCATGCTCTGTATATGCTGTAGCTGCAGCCGACAACTTGTCCTTAAGTGCTTTCCCCTTGTGGCCTTTATCTCTATAATTGGCATACAAATGCCTCACACATGACCTATGATCTGCCATAGGACATACCACGTCAAAGCTTTGGATCAAGCCCtacatacaaaagaaaaatactttaataaaaataacaaaatatataaaggtcaaatttaataaatgaaaataatgaaaattgcCCATACCTTTTGTCTATCTGAAATAAATGCCCATCCATGTTGTTCAACTGGGCCAAGATCCTTCAATAAGCAATCAAGGAACCAAGACCGTCCTTGCTCTCAGTTTCTACAATAGCCATAGCAATGGGGTACATGTTATCATTGGCATCTCTTCCCACAGCACTTAAGATTTGGCCTTTTTGGTCGCCCTTCAAGAAACATCCATCTAGCCCAATTAAGGGTCTACATCCAGCCTTGAACCTTTCCTTTGTAGCTTGGAGACAAATGTATAACCTTTGAAATGTACCTGCCACATCAAGAGTAGGCCTATCCACCAACATCAATGTAGTGGTACCCACATTTGTAGCCTTCAATGTCTCACAATAGTCCCAAATTGAGGGATGCTTTTTGGGCAGAACTTGATAGTGTGAGAGTGAGGTGGAGTTCAGCGTGGTGTGTTTTAGGtgatttcaatattattagaTACCCGGCAGAGCGTCTTGGGTGTAATTCGTTTAGTCCAGCCATGTTCAATTTTACGGACTTTATTGAGAGGAATTTTTTGGTTGATCTTCCTTTGGTTGGGGGTGAGTATACGTGGTTTAGAGATTCAGCGAACCCTGCTATGTCTCGCATAGATAGAGTTTTGGTTTCAGCTGATTGGGAGGAACACTTCTTGGATGTAATTCAAAGGCCTCTTCCTCGGGTGGTTTCCGATCATTGTCCTATTCTGGTGGAGGCAGGAGGCTTGGTGAGGGGGAAAAGTCCCTTtaaatttgagaatatgtggctaAAAGTGGAGGGTTTTGTGGATCGAGTTAGGGGCTGGTGGAACAGTTATCATTTTGTGGGATCCCCTAGTTACGTTCTCGCCTGTAAATTCAAGGCTCTTAAAAAAGACTTGAAGCAttggaataaaaatatttttggggatgtgcattttagaaaaaaatgtttgttgtTTGAGCTGTTGAATCTGGATTTGAGAGAAGGAATGCAAGTGCTGACTATGGCagataaagcaagaaaaagTGAGATTAAGGCGGAGATCGAATCTTTAGCTTCTTTGGAGGAGATTTCTTGGAGGCAAAAATCAAGGGCTTTGTTCTTAAAGGAGGGGGACAATAACACTAGGTTTTTCCACAGGCTTGCTAATTCACATAGACGAGCCAATACCATGAGGGGTGTGGAGGTTGATGGCATTATGTATGAAGATGACTCAGATATTCAGGATCAGGTGGTGGGGTTTTATAAGAGTCTTTATCAGGAACCTGAGGATTGGAGACCCACTGTTGATGGGTTAGATTTTGCTAGCTTGAATGAGTTTGATAGGCTTTCTCTTGAAAGGGAGTTTGATAGGGAGGAGATCATTGCTGCTCTTCAGGAGGCCGAGGGTGATAAGGCTCCTGGTCCTGATGGCTTTACCATAGCTTTCTTCCAAAAGTGTTGGGGTGTGATAGAAGAGGATGTTATGGCTTTTTTTGCAGACTTTCATAGCCAATGcaactttgaaaaatctttgaatgctacttttctttgtttgatacCTAAGAAGTTTAAAGCTGTCAATATTAAAGATTTTCGGCCCATTAGCCTTGTGGGAAGTTTGTACAAACTTCTGTCTAAAGTTTTGGCGTCTAGGCTTCGAAGAGTTTTGGACAAACTTATTTCCAACTCCCAGAATGCATTTGTAGGGGGAAGACAGATTCTGGATTCTGTTCTTATAGCAAATGAATGTTTGGATAGTAGATTGAAGAGTGGTGTTCCGGGTGTGATCATTAAGTTGGATATAGAGAAGGCTTATGATCATGTAAATTGGAATGCTTTGTTTTACATAATGGAGAGGATGGGTTTTGGGGAGAAATGGGGGAGGTGGATGAAGGCTTGTATCACTTCAGTTCGTTTCTCAGTGCTTATTAATGGGTCCCCGGCTGGCTTTTTTGGTAGCTCTCGTGGTCTTCGTCAAGGAGATCCTTTATCTCCTCTTTTGTTCTTGTTGGTGATGGAAGTGTTGAGCAGGTTATTGAGGAGGACAGAAGAGGGTGACTTTCTTAGGGGGTTTCAGGCAAGCCCCAATGCAAGAGGAGGTTTGCATATCTCTCATCTATTGTTTGCTGATGATACTATTATTTTCTGTGACACGTCAAGggaacaattattatatataaggaTGGTGTTGATCTTTTTTGAAGCTATTACAGGCTTAAAAGTAAATGTTGGCAAGAGTGAAGTTGTGCCAGTTGGTGAGGTTGGAAATTTGGGTGCTTTGGCTCGCATTCTATGTTGTAAGGTTGGGCATCTGCCTATGTCTTATTTGGGAATGCCTCTTGGGGCTCATTTTAAGGATGCTTCGATCTGGAATCCTATTTTAGAGAGGGTGGAGAAAAAGCTTGCTGGTTGGAAGAggttgtatttgtcaaaaggagGTAGGCTTACTTTATTGAAGAGTACTTTGTCGAGTCTCCCAACTTATTATCTATCGCTGTTTACAATTCCGCAACACATAGCAAATAGATTGGAGAGGATTCAGAGGAATTCCCTGTGGGGGAGTTCTGATGATGTTTTCAGATATCCGCTTGTTGCTTGGGATAAGGTTGTTTGGCCGGTGGAGATAGGGGGTTTGGGGATTCGGAAGATTGGGCTTTTCAATCAAGCTCTACTTGGGAAATGGCTTTGGCGATTTGGGAAGGAAGTTACTCATTTATGGCGTCAGGTAATAGCCACCAAATATGGAGAGGATAATGGAGGTTGGTGCACTAGACTTGTGAGAGGGACtcatggttgtgggttatggaAGAATATCAGGAAAGGTGCAGGCAATTTTTTTAGTCATGTGGTGTATGAAGCAGGAGAGGGCAATCGTATTCGGTTTTGGCACGACCCTTGGAGCGGTCCTACTCCTTTGAAGGAATTATACCCGGAATTGTTTGCATGTGCTGTGGTTAAGGAAGCTCTGATTTCTGACATGTTAATCTTTGCACCAGACGGGGGAGGTAGGAGTTGGAACTTCTGTTTCCGTCGTAATTTTAATGAAGGGGAGTTGAGGAGGTTTTATTCTTTCTATGGGCATGTTTCTGCCAAGATTCCTAGTGGGGAGGGGGAGGACATTTTGATCTGGCAATTGAATCGTAATGGTGTTTTTGATGTGCGATCCTTTTATATTGCTTTATTGAAAGCCCCTTCTGTTTCTTTTCCTTGGCAGAGCATTTGGTGTGTAAAGGTACCTAAAAgggtctctttctttttatggactGCTGCTAGGGGTGGGATTCTTACTATTGATAATCTGGTTAAGAAGACCTTGCCCCTTGTCAACTGGTGTTGTTTATGTAGGTGTGATGAGGAGACTGTGGATCACCTTTTGATCCATTGTAAGTTTGCATCTGCTTTGTGGAGTGAGGTCCTTAGTATGTTTGGGGTTCAGTGGGTGATGCCGGACActattgtttctcttctttttgcttggaggaattggttgggAACTTACTCTTCAAAGGTTTGGAATTTGGTACCAGCTTGCCTTATGTGGTTAGTATGGAAGGAACGCAATACCCGAACTTTTGAGGACGTTGAGAGTTCTATAGATAAGTTGAAGACCTTGCTTGttaggactttgtttgagtggtctcgtATTTGGGGGCTTACGCATTGTAGTGCCTTGTCTGATTTCCGTAACTCTATTAGTCTTTCCTTATGATTTGACTGTATTTGTTTCAAGGGCAGTGTGTTTACAATCGTAAACACATTGttctttttcatcaataaaactcttattatctatcaaaaaaaaaaaaatagtcccAAATTCTATTATATTGTTCATTATCGTCACCATCAATTACTTTTTCAGCACTTTTCCTTGCTCTATACACCTGCATCCTACCCACATCAACATGAAACTTATTCTTGATCTCTTTCTTCATTCCAGTGGTAGGGCAGTTTAAATCATATCTAAACTTCTGCATAGACCTCTTAGAAATCCACCTTGATGTACATGCTGAATTTTTGTATGCCCTAGTGCAAGTGTGAGTGGGGTTCAATGTCTTAATTTGGAAGGTCATTTCAACTGTTAGTTGAGAACCATAAACCGTATATTTGCATCCTTCAGCTTTACATCTCACAATCACCTTGTCTTTATTGTTCTTCACAAAATGTAAATCTTTGCCTTTAATCAAGTTGGCCTCTCTGACAGCTTCTCTAAAAGTGGCAACGTCACCAAACTTCAAACCTTTCACAAGTTCTGGACAGGCCatatcaatttcattaaattcaagatttttgtTGGTGTTACAGTTATCCTCTTCAGATGTGGGCTTAGGAGAAATCAGCTCATCACTTTTGCCAATATCAGAACCACAATCCTTACCCGTTTGCTCTCCATGTGTCAAATACAATACCTTCTTGGGGTCGTTTTCCTTCCCAATTGGCTCAAATATGTCTTCATCACCACTTAGTACCTCACCCCAAAAACGATCTTTATAAGCTCCACTGTTTTCTACATCAAACTCCTCTTCTTCACTCTCATTCAAGCTTTTTATATTCACCTTCAGCTATATTTTCATGCTAATCCACATCAAGGTCACCATCGGCATCATACCCTAGGGGGACAACATCATCACACACCTTCTCCTTCCCCTTCCTATTGCTACTAGTAGACTTGTTTTTCCCACCCTTAATCTGCAATTTTGGTCTATTAAAACCAGCAGCATTAGCAACACACTTCTCTTCTCCCTTCCTTTTGCTCCCACCAATAATATCACTTTCAGGTAGGTTATGAGTAAATGGTATGCAATCACTGTCAATCTCTTGACTAACAGTGTATAATACCACACTTTCTACACTTTTATGACAGTCAACCATCTTCAACACATCTGGATCTGTTTTTATCTGCACAAGCCCTTCATCCAAATTCATGCTAACTTGTTTGTAATAAACTAAATCCCCCCTTTTATATCCACATGACTTCAAAATACTCTCAACCTCAATAAAAGACATACAGTCCCTATCATATCCCTCACACCATGAATTGATATGTCACCACCAACATAAATTAACCCATTCAAATTCTTGAACCTTCCCCCATGGTGAATCTCAAATATTAAATCACCTTCTTCCATGTTTTGGCTGTATttttttctgcattaaaatATTCTAGTCAAAAACATGCTTTCAATATTAAGAGTGGGACAAAAATTATTCTATACAGTGTGGGGACCAATTGAAGACACCACCTAAGTCAATACAAACACATAATAATATTCTATAACAGtgtaaaaacacacacacacacacactcacacccatccataattaaaaaattcaaaaagctaCCAAATAGCAAAATCCCTGACTACTAGTTCCAGTACTCATCAGTAACACAAAACTAGCGAGAGAGTGATAAgcgagagagtgagagagtgtgaggTTCAAACACAAAACCTTCCCCAAATCTGCTTAGACAGATGCTCAATCATATGAAATTTAACacaaaaccatatatatatatatatatatatatatctatatcaaTCCGAACCCAAAGCAACATCACACATAAAATAAATCACCGATTTAAAAGAGGCAGTTAGGAAGCgaaattgaaattttggtcGTCATTGAAAGGGTTATATTTGGTCCATCATTCCTCATtgcttaatgtggtgtctttggaatGAGAAATAGTAGATGTTTTGTAGATGTTGAGAGATCTATTCCAGACCTCAAGCTactcttttttagaactttaagggattggttgtttgctttgcaaaatcaatcattcccttcttttattgatttcctagactcttgcaatttttgtatttgatttcttaTCCCTTGTtcactccctgtgtactagggtgttccttttttatatcaatataatcttattacttatcaaaaaaaaaattttagaacaatAATCTCATAAACTGAATGCATTTTGATTTTGCTAACTTGTAATAGAAGATTTAAACTTTGTCAATGGCCGAGGAAGATATGAGAGAAACTCTGAGATTTTGTGTTCTtttagagagagggagagtgcAGATGAAGCGGCGGGaaaccaaacaaataataaaaattttgggttttgttttaattgattttgaggAAGGGTGTTTCAGTCTTTTATCTTTGTTTCACCTACGTAAGAAGCACGCGCTCGTCACATGCAGCAAGATTCTGTTAAATATAACAGCAAAAATAACACCGGGGTGCAAAGCGTGATAAATGTGATAGTTTAagatgcaaagtgtaatctagtgcatagtttagggtggtaaagtgtaatttcccctaactatatttatatgctaattattttaataaatataggCAAATGTTAGGTCATACTATCAGCAATTTGAGGAGGCACAAACCCAAAACTTCATTGACCAAAGGATTAAGGAACATCTTGGGCAAACTGCAGCATTCCAGCAGGTTGGTGCTGCTTACAATCAACATCTAATGGTTCAGAGGCCCCGCCTTCCTGTTCTACCTACACCTGTAATGCCGATGCCTGGTAGCACACAGTTACCTGGAAGTTCACCATTAATCCCAGGGATTAGGCCTCCTGTTTTGCCAAGACCCCTTGGTGCTCCAGGTAAAttgaaacacattttgcatttaTCCTTATGTTAGCACATTTTGCATGtagattttcatattttgaattgtTTGGCTTCGTCTGTGCCTGCTATCTTTCTTTGACTTGGTGTATTGCTTTTGGCACTGCTAGTTGATATTGTTGTGCAcatctgttttctttcttttgttatttgcGTGAACTAGTGAGCAAATCACTGAATTGGGATGCTATTACTCCCTCCCATGAGCAAACCTTTTTAAACTGGTTAGGACTGGGTGCCACTATCCCAGCCCAGATCCAGCCAGGATCTGTTGGTCATGTCCCCTTCCCAACTTTTTGCTGCTGTATTCTATCCATCTTTAATAAGGTTCCCAATATTTAGCAGTCAAATGGTGGATAGACAAGAACATTGGCAGATTATTATGATTTGTGTCTACATGTTTACTACATTAAATAATTATCACTATGTTTCATTAATCAATGGTTCTACCCTAAACTCCTTTGTCAGACACATGGAATATAAATTTATGCTAGTTCTCTTCCAGGTTTATATTTAATGTGTGATCTTGGTACACAATGTTTGATCCATGTGCAAGACATGCAATGCAAACTGTTCTTTGTCCGTAAGCATGTAGCAACATGTTATGTTAAATAATTCTCTTGGGTTTGGCAGGTTATATGCCTTCTCCGGCGATGGCACCTATGATGGCTCCACCTGGTGCTCCTTCCTTACCTGCTCAATTAAATCCTATTCCAAGGCCTCCTGGTAGTGTAGCCACAACAGTTCCTGGAAGCACAGCAGCACCCACCTCTTCCAACGGTGCACCACCTATGGTCACACCACCATTGTATCAAGCCAATCCAGTGGCATCAACAGGTGGAGGCTATGATAGTCTCAATGCCAACACTCAAGCTCCTGAGGCTAATCATTAGCCTTGATCTTCTGGTTGGTTTAATTCCATACCTGATATCTTAAGAAACTGAAATATATATTGTTTCTAACTTACAATGGGTGGGACTAAGGCAGTTTTAAATGAAATTCCCCacattgttattttcttttatcaactctAGTGACTATTGAAAACTAATATAGATTCTATTGTATATCCTTAatataattgaagaaaattacataaatcctccatgtctttaattttttttttttttttgataagtacatCTCTTTGATGCACCAAGTATCATACCCTGAATTTATGATAGTGACATTAGTGATAATGCTCTTGTCACAGGCAAATGAAGCAAGCCAAGAAATTCTTGTGGTTCAACTCTTATGTTGGGATTTCCATTATTTGGTCCAATGATTTTCAGTTCTCACTGTGTAATGTGCATTAAGAGCTTGTCACCTGATGCTGAACATAAAGAATAGTTGTGCATTCTCATTTTTGTAAGAATCATGTCATAGATGCATATCTAGTTGTTGCTACTTGAAAAGAACTGTTTGCAGAGAGTTATTATCTACTCTGACATGCTCTTATGCTGTAGCAGCAATTATTGCTTGAAATATGTATTCAGAAACCAATTCACAAGCAAGTGCTGGTTGCAAGGAAAAgacataatttttggccaatctgtattgtaattttgtttgggtTCTCGGTTTGCGGCTTCCTGCAACCCCCTTTCCCTTCCCTCCTCTCACtaagtaaaaagaaattgtGTTCAAGGACCATTTTTTGTTAGAATGGCACTGGGGCTTGAAGATAACTTGGCTCCAATAAGGTCCTTGCTCGTCCTGTGGCTTGTTATCCTTACGCCAATTTTGCAGCTTTATTTCCTATTAGTTTGTCACTCCTTGGATTGATTGGCACTGGTATTCTACCATGTGCCGCATTTAAAATATACGAAATATTGGAAAGAGATCACTTGCCTCCTTTACACTAAATGCTTGTTATTTGCTCGGACATAATACTAGCAATTGATTGATGCTTCTATACTCATATATACGTGTATATATGGGGTATATCGTTTTGAAGGTGTGAGTTGTGGACCAAAATGCATCTTCAATGCTACGCTTgcattatatttttcttgctttaatgttttttttttcaagaaattaaggcaaaggaaaaagaaatttacaatATAACTAGGTTGGGGCACTAATGCCCTGAACAACAATGTTACACAAATCAATATATGCTTAATACTCTTGGGGCATGTATATTGCAGGGTGTCCTTAAAAAAGCAATTACAAACCCCCAAATCCTGGCATAATGCTTACGCTATACTACACTACACTACATTGATTAGTAGACAACAATTTAGTGCTCTTTTTTCCCAAAGAAATTTGATGAGTTTTGACATGAAACaaatatgcaaaaaatttctatgATTACCAAAAGAACTCCGGTGAACTACTGATATATAATTTACAACAAAAATGACCAACCCCTCCCTTTCCAGCAGAAAGCTGATTCGGCTGCAAGGAATTCTAGCACCCACAAACGCAAAAACCAATAAGGGAAAACTAAATACATGCTTACACAAAGACAAAAGTCATCATCTTTCTTTGATCATGTGCTACAAAGATTCAGATTATTAATTCGATTGCAAAAATGCAATGCTACTGTTATAGCAAGTGGCTTCTTGATCATGTGCTATAGAGATTCCTCTTGATTTGTGAACAGCTTATGTCCGtcataaacaaaatgaaacgGAGAGTTAGAAAAATAACAAATGGCTGAAAATATTCACTACATTTGCCTGATGAGAATAGCATAAATCCCATAAATCCCATACATGTAATACATGTTTAATCAAATCAAAGTCGCATGGTATTTTCTTACTAGGGCAATTAAGGGCCCTGGTTAATACATTATTTGGTCTCCAAAGTTATCTATTGTCTACCATTAACTTAAGTGGAGTACTCATCTTCACCAGATCAAATTTCTGAAGTAATTTGGTGAGACCTTTAGCACTTTATGCTACTCCATGAATTGAGTTGCTGTAACCCCATACTACCAGCTAAGCGCCACTTGGACTTAAAAAAGTGCCTGGTTAATCATTTGTTCAGTGAAAAGCTTTTAAAagcattaaaaacattttcaaggTGGATACTAGCTAATGATGAGTTGGTGTGAACCAGATTTCTGGAGCCTGTGAATGCCAGATTCAAACTCAAACCTCAGCTTGCATATGCACACTTCAATATTACAATATAGTTGTCATACCAATACCAACCTTTCGTATTCCAATTTCTGAATAACTATTCCATTCAGTAAAGGCTCTGAACTGTAAACTGCTGCTCCTGCAAGAACAGGTGGTACAATATGTCATTTACAACAACTCGTATTTGttttatagaaaaagaagatgGATGATAGATGTATACCTTTCTGAAGGAAAGGCCTACAGATTGCATGatcttcttcacaagaaagaatcaaaagatcATCTAGGATCTTTTCATCCTTTGCTGGAAATACTTGACTTCTCTCCACTGGCTGAGGAGCAATTTATCAGAAACTCAGTAAACATCAAAGAGGTAAATAGTATATAGAAAATCATTGCGTCTGTGAGATGCAgggaaaaaacagaaaacagaTCATAATATAATTTAACTACGTTAGGACAGGCACTACATTGCTACCAACAATGAACTAATAGATGCTAGCTTTGGATTTACACATGTTGACATATTACATACCTGGCCATGAACTGCTTTGACCAAGCTTGTAACCATTTCTTTATCAGGTTTTATACTTGGGGTAATGATGACTCTGTGACCCTACAGGGAAGAAGCGACAATTGTAAGGTAAcgattataaataaaaaaaaataaaaaaaaaaata
The sequence above is drawn from the Quercus lobata isolate SW786 chromosome 12, ValleyOak3.0 Primary Assembly, whole genome shotgun sequence genome and encodes:
- the LOC115971201 gene encoding U1 small nuclear ribonucleoprotein C yields the protein MPRYYCDYCDTYLTHDSPSVRKQHNAGYKHKANVRSYYQQFEEAQTQNFIDQRIKEHLGQTAAFQQVGAAYNQHLMVQRPRLPVLPTPVMPMPGSTQLPGSSPLIPGIRPPVLPRPLGAPGYMPSPAMAPMMAPPGAPSLPAQLNPIPRPPGSVATTVPGSTAAPTSSNGAPPMVTPPLYQANPVASTGGGYDSLNANTQAPEANH